In Hippopotamus amphibius kiboko isolate mHipAmp2 chromosome 6, mHipAmp2.hap2, whole genome shotgun sequence, the genomic window ccccccccacccccccaggtcAGGGATGTGCACTCTCACCCACTTCAGTGATATTGCCCTTTCCCGGTCAAAACCTCCCACTACCTGGAGAGGGGGGCACCCCACCTGCCGAGCTGATGAGCCCAAAAAGGGGAGAAAGCAAAGCTGGTCAGTGATGCTTGACGCTCAGCCTGGGGAATGCTGGTTGGTGACAAATGAAGGAAGAGACTCCATGAACAGGAACTGCTCCCACACCCTACCAGGCAAATGGGGCTTCACAGCCTGGGTTCAGTGGGCACAGGCATGTAAGAAGGTGAGTTTTTATTCTCATCTTGCAAACGGAATCCCCTGGTTATTGAGAACGTTTGGTGAGTTGGGACATTCTGCCAATGACGCTACCAGCTCCAGGGAGCGGCTCGGCTCCCCTTTTACCATAGTTCTTTAACCTCATGACTGAACATCAACTGGTCCCAAGTaatctcccctgcctccccacatCCTCTTCCACTTACAGAGATGAGCCTAATAATACAAGTGTAATTAGTAGACAGTGTTTCAATTCAGGTTCAAGACTGGGCTTTACCCTTAAGtaagtgaccttgggcatggCACTTACATGCTGCGACTCAccttcctcagctgtgaaatgggagtGACGTGGGCTCGAGATGATGATGTGTGACCACACAAGGCGCACCGTAAAACCCCCAAACCGTGACTACACCTCGCGCGCGCGCCTCTGCCTTGTAAGAAGTAAGCAGGGATGCACTGACTCGTGCGGAGAAAAGCCCCGGTGGACATACAAACCTTTTACTTATTCTGATTTCTAATTCGCAGGCACCTCCTTTTGAGCGGAGGCTCCAGGTCCTCGGGCCCGGCGCCGAGCAGGGGCGAGGAGATGATGCACGGCGCCATGGCCGTCTTCTCCGCGGGTTTTGGCACAGGCTGGATCACGCAGCCGGTCTTGGGCAGCATCCGCAGAGCATACGCGTGGTCCTCGTCCGCGGGGTTATTAAGGTTCGGGTCTGACTTGTCGCCCCCCGCCAAGGCCTCCTCCCCTATCAGCTTTTTGGCCGCCTCCCCGTCCAGGTGGCAGTTGGAAGCACAGTTGTTCTCCTTGACGGACTCCAGCTCGCTCACGGCGGGCTCCTCCGGCGACAGCAGCTTCTtggggggcgcgggcggcggcggcggcggcggcggcgggggctgcTCGGGCGGCGGCTCCGCGCCCTTGGCGccctcggcggcggcggcggcgccgcgCGTGCCGTTCACAATGACATTGCAGGCCGCGGCGGCCTCGGGGCCCGCGGGGGCGCCCGGGCCTGGGTCGCCGGCGGCGGGCGGGCTGCAGTGGCCGTCCCTGCAGCCGCCGCAGGTCCTGCGCTCCGCGGCGCCCGGCTCGCGCTCCGCCTTGACGTGCGCGTGCAGCGCGCGGTGGATCACGTTGTGCAGCCGGGCCCGGTGGCCCACGGTCAGGTCGATGACGCCGTCCTGCGGGCCCTGCAGCACGCCGGGGAAGCCGAGCTGGCCGCCCGCGCCCGGGGGGCTGCCGGCGCGCCGCGTCAGGTCCACCACCTCGCTCCGCCCGTGCTCGGCGGGCGCGGGCGCCAGGCTCAGGGCCTGGCCGGAGCAGCCGGGCGGTGAGTCCGCGGACTTGGACGAGCCCGGCTTGGAGTCCCGGGGGGACAGGGAGTGTCCGCCTGGCTTGCCTCCTGCCGCCGAGGAGTCGCCGGGGGCGCTCGGAATGAAGTTCTCCCCGTTGCTGGAAAACCCGTTGGGGGGCTTGGAATCACTGACGTGAGGGATGGGGATAGGGATGGGGATGGGCACCGGCAGGGGCACGATCACGGGGTACGGCACGAGCAAGGTGGGGGGCGGCACCAGCGGCGCGAGCGACGGCAGCCCGAAATTCATCATCTGGGGCACGGGCATCGGGCCGTTTGGCATCATGCTCACCGGCGGGAAGGGGAGACTCGGCAGGGGCGCGCCCGGAGGTGGCGGGGGCAGCAGCCCCGGGGGGTTCCCCGGCACGGTCGGGGTGCTCGGGGGGTGGATGTGGGGCGACAGCATGGGCCGGTGCATGGGGCTGGAAGTGGGGCCCAGGTTCCTGGGGCCGCCGGGAGGGGGCCCGATGCCGGGGAGCATGGGGTTGGACAGAGGGCTGTTGGGGCTGGAGGCGTGGTGCGGCGGTCCGCGAATGAAGGGCGGGCGGATCTGCTGCAAGATCTGCTGTTCCATGAAGATGGGCAGCGGTACCGGGCCGCGGTTGGTCATCACCATGGGAGGGCTGCGAGGCGGGACGCCCAGGGGAGGCCCGATGCTGACAGGTGGCTGGACGGAGACAGGAGGGATGTTGGGAGTCTCGCTGATGGGCATGGACTTGGGCACTGGCGTAGGGATTTTAGTGACAGAGCAGTTGGCAGTGTCAGATGGAGAGACGGTGGTGGACACCGATGGGCCAGGGCCCTGGCTTTGGCCAGCTGCAGCCACCGGGGAGGGGGCCTTCCTGCGAGCATCTGTTAGAGGGATGTTCCAAGAGTCTGGAGTGAGCAGCTGCACCCCGGTgccttctgctttattttccatGGGAGGGTGTAATGTGCTGCACAGCCCAGCTGGAAGATTGGCCTGTGTCTCTTTGTAGAAAATGTCCATTTTGTACTGATTGAGACATTTTGCACTGCAGAACTGAAGCCTTCTTTCCCCGTCCCCAAAATCCAGGTATTCTTTTGTGTGTCTTATGTGCTTACACCAGTCACATACCTACAACACagtgataaagaagaaaaaagtacgATAAGCAGTTTCCTTTGGTAGATAGCGTTTCATGCTCTACATAAGGGTTCTTTCAACTGTTATCATAATTTTTCAAACAGGCGGAAGTGTTTCCTTCTCAAAGGTAAAATTCTTAACGTTTGTAAGATGATTTATCTTTGGAAGCCAGAATTGCTTTATGAATATTAACTCTTCAGAACAGCAATTATCACCATCTcctatttctaaaaattaaaagaaactgtGTTGTCCCTTTAAGCATGACTTTAAGGTAGATCTGACAAAAATGGAGTACAAATATCTGCCCACATATTTTCACTGGTCAAAGAGGCTAACTGTGCATGCAAATCTAAGCAGGTCTGGTGAGGAGAATTCTCCAGAAAGTTCCATGGACTTTGAAATATAGACCCTTAAAAGTCTCCTCATGCGAAGTCACTTTACACCATTGACTGTTGGGGAATGCAGTTGGAAGGGGTGTACTGTGTTAACCAATAGCACATAGCACCGAACATCATTATGTCTGGCTTCCAAGGGGAAACTTGGAATTAGTCATGAAGTCTGTGTGAGGTTTAGCTATTCCCAACCTGTGATGTTGCAGCAAGCTAGAATTATTTTCTGAGCTGTTTGCCCACTCTCTCTCAGTAGTCAGAATTTTTGGTGACATTTCTTGGCAGGCAATCTTATTTAACAACTTTTCAAACACCAGAGAACGTTTTCCAAAAGTTTTTATggctccccccctgccccccttcAAATCTACTCCTGGCAAAAGAAAGACATcaccaaatttattttaaagttgggCTGCAGAACTAATTAAAGGCTGAGAGCTTTTCCCAATTGGAAATCACTAGACATCAAAGTTCAAAAAATAGTCATTCTCGGCTTCAGAACCCATTACTTTGGAGAAATTATTGTGATTTCATTAACACATTAATTTTGCAACACCATCAGCTCTCACAGATGGTGAAGACATGATCTACAATTCAAATATGACTCTTGTTTGCACAAATGTCTTTCCTTCATATGGCATTTTAAACAAGAATTAATATGAGTAATCTTGCCATAGCTATAAACAGATAAACAGATGTCAAAATTTTCAATAGTTCTTTCAGTGCCTTACTTTTCCGACTGAACATTACACacacaatctttttttctttttctttctttcctttttttttttttttttttggtcatttcctCAGCCATACAGCAGCAGAGGAAGAATTCTGAAACACAATGCAATGGTGAGTTCGTTGAATCTGAATCTCTTTCAGTAAAGCCCTGGTTCCAATATTGCTCTAAATGGAACCCTGTTTTTGTTGAGGAGGGTATCTGTTGTCCTGTTGCTGGTGCATGTTGTTTTTTTAACTATGGTAAACTGATGGCATTAAAGGatgataaattttaataatgattGGTCACATAAACAATGCAAAAACAACATATGCTGGGCATTTGATTACTCATCTCACTTAACTCTCAGCTTTCCTAGCCTGTAAACAGTGGTGCCATGCTAGTATGTGATTGTGAGCATACACACTCATGGCAGATGTGAGTCTGTATGTATAAATCcagtcttttccttctcacttTTTTCCACTGATATTTGCAGGTAATATACTTGATGGTGTGAGATTGAATGACAAATACTTATTGGCAAACAGTTTTTTGTTTAGTCTCATATCAAAATACCCTTTCAAAATGCTTgttacaaacaaaataaaatcaatgctAAGATACTCTTGTGTTTCACTACAGTGTTTCACGTTTCTCCAgagttgagggttttttttaatcatagatgAGATGCCTAGTTTATAAATAAGCACAGAATTGCCTCTGATGAGAAGAGACACACAGAATCTAACAGACCCTCAGCATTCTCATCTAGATAAAGGTTAAACTAGTAGTGAAAACTTGATACATGTaagttactattttaaaaaccTGATCACTTTTATAAAGCTAAGGTATAATGACATGACATTCAaattccaatatgaaataaagcCACCTGATTCTGTTTCAATATTAGGAATCCATAGAAAGCctaaaatgtaaacttttaagCTTGAAATGAAGGATCAAATATAGCTTCTTTaatcatgaattaaaaaaattatcaatgaaataagctaattaaaataatataccaaATTTTCTGGCATATTTCTTTTGGATCATGTTTTTTAACCATAAGGGGAAAGAGTTTTCTGAAATCCTTAATTGGTTTTCAAATTGCCAGATTGAATTATTTGCCTCCAGAGgattcctctgtttcctcaagctaaataaatattttcaagtagtcacaaaaaataatctaaatataaCTTAAATATTCTCCCTTCACTTCCTTCACTTTCAATAATTCACTGACAAATAAGGAATGCTTATAGATCTATCCCAATTATTCAATGAGGATTCTCCATCGTATTTTATCTATTTCACATAAAAAGAATTACAGACATCAAAGTTCGAAGCAAAttgtatttcatcaaattttcCAGTTAAAGCAAAAGCTTAATGGTTACCTACTTTATTTTCTGCAACATCCCAAAGTGTTTAGGTAATAGTGTGACAGTTTATGACTCTCTCATTTTGGGTAAggagtgtgaatgtgtgtgtatccCTGTCTTCTTACATTTCATTTCTGAACATTAGTCTAAAATTACAGTAAAGCAATCTTTCTGATGAAgcaaaaaattattagagaaaaatcGTCACTTAAGAAATAATGAATCACGTCTGTCTTACAGGACACATCATTTAAGATTAGGTCAATGAATTTATGGCACAAATGGCTGTACCATGTGAAGCAGTAAAATGCAGCACATCATTCATTCTCCATCTGACTAATGACACACTTCTAGTAATTAAAGCTTTCATCACAAGGGCCTGAGCTGATTACTTAAGACATGGTAGTTAGGTGAAAATATACACTGTAGGTCTTTCtctttaataaaataacatttgcaTATCCATGAAATACACAGCATGTGTCTCATAAACTATGGTTTTTCTGAACTATGGTGTTAGGGGTATTCTTCCCATCTTTTTTCCACAGacggctttaatttttttttaactttttgaggcattattttttccctcattatGCCAAGAAGTACCAAAATTCCTTCAGATATTTTAGAAGATAAAGACTAAGAAGTGTAGAGCTCAACTCACTGGGCTCTGGAATGATTTCCCCCTAATTCCACCCGGCTTTGTTTCTGTTGGAATCTGGCCTCTTTGGTTCCACTGCTCTCCCTAACAGGTCCCAGATTGGACGGAGCTGAGGCTGAAGCTGTTTAACGATGGCAATCTGGGGACCGAACAATCAGCTAATGCAAGGCCATTGAGCGAGACAGCTGAAACGCTTCGTATCACAAATACATAATGTATCACCGGGAAGACAAAAAGATCACAAAGGAGATAAACAAATGCGTATTCCATTCAGCTCTGTAACAGCAGTCCTCAAAAAG contains:
- the SOBP gene encoding sine oculis-binding protein homolog produces the protein MAEMEKEGRPPENKRSRKPAHPVKREINEEMKNFAENTMNELLGWYGYDKVELKDGEDIEFRSYPTDGESRQHISVLKENSLPKPKLPEDSVISPYNISTGYSGLATGNGLSDSPAGSKDHGNVPIIVPLIPPPFIKPPAEDDVSNVQIMCAWCQKVGIKRYSLSMGSEVKSFCSEKCFAACRRAYFKRNKARDEDGHAENFPQQHYAKETPRLAFKNNCELLVCDWCKHIRHTKEYLDFGDGERRLQFCSAKCLNQYKMDIFYKETQANLPAGLCSTLHPPMENKAEGTGVQLLTPDSWNIPLTDARRKAPSPVAAAGQSQGPGPSVSTTVSPSDTANCSVTKIPTPVPKSMPISETPNIPPVSVQPPVSIGPPLGVPPRSPPMVMTNRGPVPLPIFMEQQILQQIRPPFIRGPPHHASSPNSPLSNPMLPGIGPPPGGPRNLGPTSSPMHRPMLSPHIHPPSTPTVPGNPPGLLPPPPPGAPLPSLPFPPVSMMPNGPMPVPQMMNFGLPSLAPLVPPPTLLVPYPVIVPLPVPIPIPIPIPHVSDSKPPNGFSSNGENFIPSAPGDSSAAGGKPGGHSLSPRDSKPGSSKSADSPPGCSGQALSLAPAPAEHGRSEVVDLTRRAGSPPGAGGQLGFPGVLQGPQDGVIDLTVGHRARLHNVIHRALHAHVKAEREPGAAERRTCGGCRDGHCSPPAAGDPGPGAPAGPEAAAACNVIVNGTRGAAAAAEGAKGAEPPPEQPPPPPPPPPPAPPKKLLSPEEPAVSELESVKENNCASNCHLDGEAAKKLIGEEALAGGDKSDPNLNNPADEDHAYALRMLPKTGCVIQPVPKPAEKTAMAPCIISSPLLGAGPEDLEPPLKRRCLRIRNQNK